In Thermodesulfobacteriota bacterium, the following are encoded in one genomic region:
- the glgX gene encoding glycogen debranching protein GlgX yields the protein MNRHGTSQARLKTTHGSPRPLGATWDGRGVNFAVYSENAQYIELCLYAPGLPETETGRIKLESKTHNVHHAYVRGLGPGQLYGYRAYGPYDPPSGQRFNPAKLLVDPYARAISGAVMLDSIHHDHKIYRRAHKLVIDSRDSAAYMPKSVVVDGSFDWGGDSPPGVPWSDTVIYEAHVRGLTMLHPEVPGELRGTYAGLASPDVISHLRSLGVTAVELMPVHHSVSECRLLENGLVNYWGYNTLGFFAPDIRYSRGSAGGGRPGGQVNEFKEMVKALHKEGFEVILDVVYNHTCEGGSGGPTLSLRGLDNKTYYRLDPGKNGDYLNFTGTGNTINSSHPAVVKLIFDSLRYWAEEMRVDGFRLDLAPVLFRNGNGFDRSHPLFKEIAADPVLSGVKLIAEPWDLGPGGYQTGGFPDPWSEWNDRYRNTVRRFWRSDEGVIPDMAYRISGSSDLYGTREKGSYASINYVASHDGFTLSDLVLYEHKHNEANLEDNADGNNANYAFNFGVEGPSDDAAIIKEREKQKRNFLATLFLSQGVPMLLMGDEAGRTQRGNNNAYCQDNETSWMSWGFDARGKKLLLFTRFLAALRKSYPVLRRGIFFTGVPHAMFGHKDLSWFLPDAREMTDADWQNPRLRSISIVKVENTFEQTAKPKKALHDNALMLLLNAEPNGVVFTVPDGHISPLWQVIFDTSRERPGGKTIGAGKHYTLAGRSLALLKPSAKTG from the coding sequence TTGAATAGACACGGCACGTCCCAGGCAAGGCTGAAGACAACGCACGGCTCTCCCCGGCCGCTCGGGGCGACGTGGGACGGGCGCGGCGTCAACTTCGCCGTCTACTCCGAGAACGCCCAGTACATCGAGCTCTGCCTCTACGCCCCCGGCCTCCCCGAAACCGAGACCGGCAGGATAAAGCTCGAATCCAAAACCCATAACGTCCACCACGCCTACGTGCGCGGCCTCGGGCCGGGGCAGCTCTACGGCTACAGGGCATACGGGCCCTACGACCCGCCCTCCGGCCAGCGGTTCAACCCCGCAAAGCTCCTCGTCGATCCCTACGCCAGGGCAATATCCGGGGCGGTCATGCTCGACAGCATACACCACGACCACAAGATATACCGGCGCGCGCACAAGCTCGTCATCGATTCCCGTGACAGCGCCGCCTACATGCCGAAATCGGTCGTCGTGGACGGCTCGTTCGACTGGGGCGGCGACTCGCCTCCCGGGGTGCCGTGGTCCGACACCGTGATATACGAGGCCCACGTGAGGGGGCTCACGATGCTCCACCCCGAAGTGCCCGGGGAGCTCCGGGGGACGTACGCCGGCCTCGCCTCGCCGGACGTGATCTCGCACCTCCGCTCGCTCGGCGTGACGGCCGTCGAGCTCATGCCCGTCCACCACTCAGTCTCCGAGTGCAGGCTCCTCGAAAACGGGCTCGTCAATTACTGGGGCTACAACACCCTCGGCTTCTTCGCGCCCGACATAAGATATTCCCGGGGCTCCGCGGGCGGCGGGCGGCCCGGCGGGCAGGTCAACGAATTCAAGGAAATGGTAAAGGCCCTCCACAAAGAGGGATTCGAGGTGATACTCGACGTCGTCTACAACCACACGTGCGAGGGCGGGAGCGGCGGCCCCACGCTCTCGCTGAGGGGTCTCGACAATAAAACGTACTACCGCCTCGACCCCGGCAAAAATGGGGACTACCTGAACTTCACGGGCACGGGGAATACTATAAACTCGTCCCATCCGGCGGTCGTAAAGCTCATATTCGACAGCCTCAGGTACTGGGCCGAAGAGATGCGCGTGGACGGCTTCCGGCTCGACCTCGCCCCCGTGCTGTTCAGGAACGGAAACGGCTTCGACCGCTCGCACCCGCTCTTTAAGGAAATAGCGGCCGACCCCGTCCTCTCCGGCGTAAAGCTCATAGCCGAGCCCTGGGACCTCGGCCCCGGCGGCTACCAGACGGGCGGCTTCCCCGACCCCTGGTCCGAATGGAACGACAGGTACAGGAACACCGTCAGGCGCTTCTGGCGGAGCGACGAGGGCGTCATCCCGGACATGGCCTACAGGATAAGCGGGTCGAGCGACCTCTACGGCACGAGGGAAAAGGGCTCTTACGCGAGCATAAACTACGTCGCCTCCCACGACGGCTTCACGCTGAGCGACCTCGTCTTGTACGAGCACAAGCACAACGAGGCCAACCTCGAAGACAACGCCGACGGGAACAACGCCAACTACGCCTTTAACTTCGGCGTCGAAGGGCCGTCGGACGACGCCGCGATAATAAAGGAGCGCGAAAAACAGAAGAGGAATTTCCTCGCGACCCTCTTCCTGTCGCAGGGCGTCCCAATGCTGCTCATGGGCGACGAGGCGGGGAGGACGCAGCGGGGAAACAACAACGCCTATTGCCAGGACAACGAAACGTCGTGGATGAGCTGGGGCTTCGACGCCCGCGGCAAAAAGCTCCTCCTTTTCACGAGGTTCCTCGCCGCTCTCAGAAAATCCTACCCCGTCCTCAGGCGCGGCATATTTTTCACCGGGGTCCCGCACGCGATGTTCGGCCACAAGGATCTCTCGTGGTTCCTCCCCGACGCGAGGGAGATGACGGACGCCGACTGGCAGAATCCCCGCCTCCGCTCGATAAGCATCGTGAAGGTCGAAAACACCTTCGAACAGACGGCGAAACCGAAAAAAGCACTCCACGACAACGCCCTCATGCTCCTCCTCAACGCCGAGCCCAACGGGGTCGTTTTCACGGTCCCCGACGGACACATATCGCCCCTGTGGCAGGTGATATTCGACACGAGCCGCGAAAGGCCCGGCGGCAAGACAATCGGCGC